The Carassius auratus strain Wakin chromosome 21, ASM336829v1, whole genome shotgun sequence sequence GCTGCGGAAGGAAGCCCAGACCCTGAATCCAGTGATCCAGGTTTGGAAGCAGAGCTTGTGTCTCTGAGATCACAGGCAGAGGCGCTGCGACAGGAGCTGAAGACATGTCAGGATGAACTTCAGAAGTTACAGAAGCAGCTCAGCCAGAGCGAACGACTCCAGAAGACGACAGAAAGCTACAATGAAGACCTCAGACATCAGGTGAGCCAGGTGCTCGTGGAGAACAGGGACAGTTGATGGTTTAAGGAACATTTTGAGGCTCCCAGATCTTGACCAAATAAAAGACAACAATCGTGACAGTCCGCACAAGATTGTTGATTACATTGTGTCTGTGTTGCTGTTTAGGTTGATAAACTGAGCACAGAAATCCATGAgcgaaaaaagagagagagggagaaaatggATGTTGAGACTCAGACGGAGGAGTATACATGGACAGAGACAGGTTGCTTttcatctttcattttctttgttaATATTCCTGTCATCTGCAGCATTGATGTGTTAATTGAAAGTTATTTTCTATCTGAAAcagattattataattactactaTGGCGGGTATTACCAGTCAGGAACAGAGACGACAGCAGAAGCACAGGAGAATGTCGTCATGGAAAGTCAAGGATATTGTGAACCCACCGAGGAGCATCATGTAACAGCTGAGACGGCTCCAGCCAATCCTGAGCCAccaaatgaatcaaatgattttCCAAAGACAGAGGTATGAGAAGTGTTACTGAAGTGTGGTTTATTTCTAAGAATAGATCAACCCAACTTATAGACAAAACTATCTATATTATggctaaaatgataaaaaaaaacacatcacaaaAAAATGGCCAACAAGTAGCCAAAACTGTTAAATCGTATAGTCAGAACAATACCGTGTATAGTCAAAACAATGTATATTAtggataaaattataaaacatatcaCAAAGAAATTAGAATATGGCCAAAAAAATATACAGAACTTTTAAAATATAGCCAAAACAATTCAAAGTGTAgtcaaaacaaacattaatatgGCTAATTGTTAAATCATAtcacaaagaaattaaaatatggaCAGAAACTTGACAAAACAGTCTGAAATATGGCCAAAATAATACAGCGCAGTGAAAACTATAACTCAAGCACTTTATATTCAggctaaataaatattcaaatggaTAGAAAAAGgacaatataaacaaaacaatgtttaaaatatgGACCACATAATCCTAAAGATTTTGGCATAAATgtagcaaagaaagaaaaaataaaataatatagattctatttacactgtaaaaattttactacttattgcaaaaagtggcaattatctgcacctcggtattgtagtacattgtaaaacagtatgcaatattaatttatttaatttaattttttattttaattcaaattaataaatgcacgccactttattgggacaataaagccctccctacacctaccctaactCTACCCGATACTTTGATCATattcttaattttcattgaaaataaatgcttttcttgtgtgttttgaaatttgaaaatggAGAAGAAAAGTTTGCCAGAAGGTGTATTCAAACCCAGGTTGATTGTGTTAAAATAACCATGTCACACATTTTACCATCTGCGCCTCTGGAGCTGACCACTGTTggctgttttttgtagtgttGACTAGCTGAATCACAGGTTGGTGGGTGGAGTCAGTTTAGACATGcaatttgcacttagtgtaaatagagaCTCCGTAATTAAAAACCTAAACTGTTtagtcaaattaattttatatataacatgGCCACAATAACTGAAGCAGATACTAAAAATAGTCTGAAGTGCAATTTGAACAAATCAACATAATGaccaaaacaatataaaatacagcaaaatgatcaaatattcAACTGAAACAAATGTAGCTGTATGCAGCCAGTAAAGTAGTAATTATTAGCCAGTTTCTTGACTATGCAAACATGTTCTCAGGATGCCTCTGGAGAAGGCAGCTCTATAGCAGACATGCTGAGAGCAACGGCAGAGGAAGCGTTGAACCAGACCAACTTTGTGTTTGATGAAAGCTCCGGCATGTACTACGACCACAGCACTGGATTCTACTACGACTCTGTAAGATGTTCTTCTCTTGGAATGCTTGACTGCTCTTTGTGTGATCTTAATCGcctgtgttaatgtgttttttccTCTTCCCTCAGTCCAGTCAGCTGTACTATGATGCTAACACAGGCATGTACTATTACTACGACCCAGACAGCGGAAAATACCAATTCCACTCTAGGATAGAGGTGTCTACAGCACACCCCGAAGTGGAGCAGACGCCACAGAGGAAGACCAAAGATTGGAAAAACAGGAAGTCGGTGAAGAACACAGATAAAGCTTCCTGTCCCGATGGAGGGGTGAGATGCACACGGACACGCTTTGTCATTGCATACTTTTGTGGTCACAGAGATTTGTGTTTTGTGTCTcagttttcagtatttttttcaaaccaaaacaactttctgGCTTCTGGTTCTTGCTATAGTTGAATTGAGTTTTGGTTCATGAGGGTTTGTAGAACAGTCCAGGGTCTCAGAAAGGGGTCCCTTGAGCAGTCGTTgtcatgtttgttcatgtttttgttgctgttacgtgacataGCCGTGTCTGACTAGTCGCAAGATGTGGGCCACTGACGTcattgtttcagaaaatatacggattcgcTGTCCACACAAAAATGCAAGGTGGCTTTTTCAAATTGACCCACTCTGGGACCTGGTTTTACCCTCCCAAAACGCTGGATCTTTGTGGACGAAACGCAAATATGATACAGAATTTATGCATATACAGCGAAATGCGTCtctcttttgatgtttttattcactAATAAATGCACTACTATTTGGGATcagtaaatttattttttgtttaattttttatataatttttttaaaataaaatatttaatatattattcagtaTGGAAACATTACATTGATTAAAAGTGCAGtgaaacattgataataatagcaTATTAAaaccagcaaatcagcatattagaatgatcttaAATAGTCtatataatgacattttaaaaatgtattaaaatcaatactgatttaaaaaaaaaactgatttgtcatttaaaactgtaaaaaaatttcacaatattgttttttgtgtttttcatgaAATAAACGTTGCTTTGTTGagcataaacaataaaataataataataatatatatatattttttcctttttttttttttttttgtagtttgtaaTCTTTAGAATCTTTCTTTTAGATTTTATCTTAAACCTGgtttattatatttgatttaacatttaTTGATGGTGTTTTGTTTGGGGCATCATGCAGTGTCAGCTTGTTTTGCATTACATTTCCTTGAACTAACTCAAAACTGAGACTCAAGTGGACCTTGAAAGCAAATCCAAATCTTACATTTTCACCTCAAACCAGTGTAGAGACACTTTTTTGCGGCTTCCTGATTGGCTGAGTGTTTGCTCATTTACAGGACCATAAAGAGGCGGGTCCTGAGATTGTCAGACAGTCTGAAAACCACCACAGAGGCAAGAAGGATGATTCATCTTCActtaaaaaaggacaaaaatctCGGTCCCAAAGCCCGCAGCGACCCAGCAGCAAAGAGCGATCCAGACAGACCAAGAGCCGAGACAGAAGCAGAGATCGCTCCACGAACAGAAAGAAAACCCGGAGGCGGAGCAAATCACATTCTGATGACTCGCACAGCAAGAGTCGGAGAGAAAACGGGTCAAATTCTGATGACACCcacagaagaaagagaaagaagaagaggaaagagaggaagaaaTCGTGTTCTGAGACCCGCAGAGAAAGGAAGTCACGCTCTGATAACGTGAGCGGTGAGAGTGAGCCGGAGGAGGGTGAGATCACAGAATCAGATGGAGAGAAAAAACTTTCtccagcatcatcatcatcctcgtcTGCATCTCCTCTCCAACCAGAACATGACAGTCCTGAGAGCGAAATGGAAACGCAAATGCAGGAAGGTGAGGAGGGAAGCAAACATTGCACCCCCTGGTGGCTGTTTGGAGGAtgcacagttatttttaattagcatCATGCCATATTTTGCACTActctaacattttatttttgtctattcGTTATGTGTGTGATTTCTATATCTCAGAAGCCTGGCCGCCGTGTGTCCGGGTAACTGTGGTTCGCTCTCCTGTGCTGCAGACAGGAACGCTCTTCATCCTCACGGCGGATACAGTCGCCACAATCGGCCGGTCCGTACAGTTGTGTGTGTAGTTCTGTTCGTCAGTTGCATTGACAAGTTAACATGTTTGAGTGTTTCTGTTTGCAGAGAGAAAGACATGAATCATGCCATCAGAATCCCCGAGATGGGAGTCAGCAAGGTAAAACAAACTCAAATCAAACTATACACACATTCTGGACCAAAAGCACTTTTACTATGACATTAACATTACATCTATAGTGCTGCGATTGATGCATTTTTATGTCTTGTAATAATGATCAAACACTGAAACATACTTCTAAATctcttgtttattttaaagtatcTTAACTTAATTTACAactcattttacttctgtaatctgACAAACTACAATTCAAAAGTAAGGGGGTcgcaaagatttttttatttttaattttctcttttattGTCTCTCTTGCTTGCCAAGGCTGCagttaaatacagtaaataaacagttattgtgaaaataatattgtgaaatattattacagtttaaaataaccattttatattttaatttctttttaaatgtgatttatttctgtgatttgaaTGCTGAatgcattactccagtcttcagtgtcacatgatcctttagaaatcattctaatatactgattaactgctcaagaaacatttttgtcaatgtagtatttttgtgggaactatgatttttaatgaatgtttccGGCTCATTTTTAGGATTCTAATAATAGAAAGTTaaacacaatttatttgaaatagaaacctaaatgtcttcactgttacTTTTAGTCAGcacaatgcatccttgctgaataaaagtattaatatctttaacAAAATGACTGACCCCATACATTTGAACAGAAGttcatttctaaagaaaaaagtataataataacaccaggaatgtgttttaaattattaaacactATTTATATGATTGCATTTTGACAGCTTTTTCTCTCCTTGTTGATGGTTTTCTTCTCTTTATCTCTGTTTGTAGTCCCATGCAGAAGTTTATTTTGACCAGGAACAGCAGTGCTATATGCTGATAGATCAGGGAAGTCAGAACGGCACTGTCCTCAACGGAAACAGAATACTGCAGgtaacacaaacacagctgtttTGTCCCAACATACTTTCACACACACTGCAATATGAGGACGTTTATCAGAATGTAAACATGTTTTCTGTGTCACTGCAGCCCAAAGTTCGCTGTGAACCCTGTCCTCTGACCCACGGAGATGAAGTGAAGATGGGAGAAACGGTTTTGTCTTTCCACATCCACATGGGAACAGCCACATGTGACGGCTGTGAACCAGGACAGATCATTGCACACCTGAGCCGTTATAAGAAAGACGACACCTCCGGTATGTATATACATGCGCACATGTTGGTGACATCAAATTAGCATCTTTGCATGATTCTGCTCATATTAATTAACGTCTAATGCTTTACGTTTAACCATATTTTTGCAATGCATGCATATATCTATATGTTTCAGGGACTGTTCTCAGTAAAGAGGACAAGGAGCTTCAACGACAGAAAGAACTGAAGATGATGAAGGTTAAATATGGTCTTAAAGTAGGTTTTTTAAGTTCTGTACTAGCTCTTTTGGTGGTAAAATATGTTTGATAGCACATAAAATCAGGTCTGTTTGTTTTGGCTTTGTAATGGTGTGTGGTCAGTGCTGCCCTCCTATGGTAAGCATGTAGACAGTCACTCTATTCCTAGGTGATGAAAGCTACAacaggtataatatatatttatttatttatttattttaaggttaatttttaataattcactTTATGATTGTATTTCAGTTAAGGTTTATTTCTAGTAGCCAGATTTACCATATGTCCAGCATAATATTTGGAAGCAAGAAATAATGCTTTTATCCAGCAAGAAATAGGATTCAatttctttactttatttgtaatgtttaaatTTACACTAGAGTGATTATTTTCACtaactaaaatgttaaaaaacattatttgaaaaaaaaaaacattatataaaatgcaaaaaatataatttttattttaagtactaaaataactaaaactaaatggacTGAAAATTTATAACCATTTAGTGATGACAAAGTATTACTAGAACTTtaactgtaaattaaaataaaaagtatataatgtaagtatataaaaaatattattcttattctaAATATTACCAAAATCTGTAATAGTTTAactaaaatgataatttaataatttaaatgcttACAAATGTCCTTCCAAGGGTGGTCATCCTGTGACTTTTTGGACAGACTCTTCTTACAAAGAAGAGAAATCAACTGCCTTAAAACCCACCCAGTAAACCGTCTACTAATGCCATGCTATCTCCCTGAACACCCTTGCTTTATAGCCAGTTCTTAAGTGTTTTTGTTGTATTGTGGCTTGGtaataagttgttgttgttgatgtattatatattttataaccatAATTCAGAAAATCTAATTGATTTTGTTGTTTAAAGACATTTGTATTTTCAGCACTACTAGTTGTGTCTTAAACTTTTCACTACACTTGCCTTAACAAAGACTTGCATGTACATGTGTTTATGTTTCAGAGCAGTGATTATGAGGAGCAGAAGGCCCTGAAGAACAGCAGATATAAAGATAGAGCAGAAAACCGCCGGCAGACAGTCGGGAGTGAGGGAATGTTTCAGCGAAACGATGCTCCTGCTTCTGTTCATGTGTACGTAACCTATTCAGTCAAACATTTACCCCTGTAAAGCAGATCTGCACTACAGTAGACATCTTGCGCAAGAGTATGAAATCTTATCTGGGTTAAAACATGCTTGTGCTTTTTCTCcttgtgtgtgtttagtgaaaTCGGAGATGAAAATAAGGGTAGAAAGATGCTGGAGAAGATGGGCTGGAAACGAGGAGAAGGGCTTGGCAAGGATGGAGCTGGAATGAAGGATCCGGTAATACTGATTTATCCTTGTTTTGTTTACGCAGTGTCATGTGTCATGCTAGTGTGTGAGATTTACAC is a genomic window containing:
- the LOC113038980 gene encoding angiogenic factor with G patch and FHA domains 1-like; translation: MAAEGSPDPESSDPGLEAELVSLRSQAEALRQELKTCQDELQKLQKQLSQSERLQKTTESYNEDLRHQVDKLSTEIHERKKREREKMDVETQTEEYTWTETDYYNYYYGGYYQSGTETTAEAQENVVMESQGYCEPTEEHHVTAETAPANPEPPNESNDFPKTEDASGEGSSIADMLRATAEEALNQTNFVFDESSGMYYDHSTGFYYDSSSQLYYDANTGMYYYYDPDSGKYQFHSRIEVSTAHPEVEQTPQRKTKDWKNRKSVKNTDKASCPDGGDHKEAGPEIVRQSENHHRGKKDDSSSLKKGQKSRSQSPQRPSSKERSRQTKSRDRSRDRSTNRKKTRRRSKSHSDDSHSKSRRENGSNSDDTHRRKRKKKRKERKKSCSETRRERKSRSDNVSGESEPEEGEITESDGEKKLSPASSSSSSASPLQPEHDSPESEMETQMQEEAWPPCVRVTVVRSPVLQTGTLFILTADTVATIGREKDMNHAIRIPEMGVSKSHAEVYFDQEQQCYMLIDQGSQNGTVLNGNRILQPKVRCEPCPLTHGDEVKMGETVLSFHIHMGTATCDGCEPGQIIAHLSRYKKDDTSGTVLSKEDKELQRQKELKMMKVKYGLKSSDYEEQKALKNSRYKDRAENRRQTVGSEGMFQRNDAPASVHVEIGDENKGRKMLEKMGWKRGEGLGKDGAGMKDPIQLHVRKTQSGLGSGAAVSVEDASLTKTKNQRNWQRARERFSDACQADSAHPETGQSPKAWVKSQDTE